The window GAAGTGGTGGATCTGATCATAGTAACAAAAATCAGAAAAATTTTAAACCTAATTACTCTGCATATGACTGGAAAGAACAGGGTAGATTTCAGTTTGTAAGGACAAGATCTAGTCCTGAGCTGACAGAGACATCCTTTGATTTGTCTCAAGGAAGTCATGGCAGAGCAATAGAAACAGCAAAGTTCCAAAATCCTGCAAACTTTGATTCTGGTATCAGACGACGGAACTTGGGTTCTGAAGTTATGGGAAGTCAcagttcaaagtcttctcttgatGATTATAAATCAACGAGGCAGACTTCGTCCCAAAAGAACGTTGATGTTGCTTCTGATGCAAACAGTGTTTCAAATAGCCATCAGGGTGATTTTGGTTTCACTGGGGAGGAACTTGCTTCTGTTTCAGAGACATTGGAGATGCAGCAGGAAGAACAGGATTTGGTGAATATGATGGGATCTTCCAACATTCATGGTCTCAATGGACTGGTTCAATTTCCGATGCATCTAGCTCCTCTTCATCTGCCTCTGACATTTCCAACTCCAATGGGTTATTTCAAGAGAAATTTGGCTGGAGCTGTACCatctaatatatcctttatcgggCCTCCCTGGGGACCCAATATGCAGTTTGCTCAAAGTCTTGTTTCTTTTCCTCTTTCCTATTCAAACTTTAAAGATGTTAATGAGTCTTTTAATGATGGTTTTTCTGTGATGCAACTCAACACAGAGGATAATGATCATGGCAGCTTACATGAAGATGATGTTGTATCTTCCAGAGGTCTTAATCCTAGTGATAGTGGTACTCAGATTCTTCATCTTGATGACAAGCAACACAAATTAGAAGGTGGTTTAACCTCAAGTCATGGAGCAAGAAGCACTAGGTCTGGTTCTTTACCACGAGGACAGAATAAGTTTGGTAGAGAAAGCAGGAGTTTGACAAGGGAAGATTATAATGGCTCGTTTCAAGCTAAAACAAGTAGAGGAGGTGATATTCACTCTAATTTCAGGAGTTCAAACTCAAGGTTCTCTCTGTCACAGGCAAGTTCTTCCAGAAACAAACCTGCATCAGAAAATCCGAGGGATGTATCAGCTGCAAACATTTCAAAGCCAGCAAGGGACAGGTGGGGGAGAAAACCAGCCTCTCCTTCAGTTTCAGCTTCTTATTATGGAAAAGAAAACAGTGGGTTGCAATTTGAGGGTTCATCTGACAATGTTTCTTTAAAACTAGATGATAACACTTCAGGCTGGATATCTTTGTCGGCCATGGGAAATGATACATCTGAAAAAACTGTAGAATCTGCATCGTTGGCTTCCTCACATGCAAGAAGTGAGCATCTACCTGACTCTGAATCAGCACAATTTCAATCAGATCCATTTATTCCATATTCACCAGTGCTTGTCGGCACTTCCCAGCAAAGGGGTGTGGATTATTCTAAGATTCTTCCTATGGCATTTGTTGCTACAGGTCCTCCAGTTCCATACTTAGTGTTTCCTTTTGGTAATTTTACATCTAATACAGGAAATCCTGATGGATATGCAAGGCAATTTGATAAAGAGGAAGAATCAGATCAGTTTCCATCAAGCTCTTCTTGTCAGAACATTGATTCAGTGGAGAGTCTCAACCTGTCCGAGGCTCTGATGAGCCCAACTGTTTCAAGAGATTCTGGACCTGAATCCTCTGCAGAGACTAGTTCTGACATTCTGAACAGTGATCTAAACGGCCATTGGCAAAATCTGGTATATGGACGGTTCTGCCAAAACTCCTATCATGAACCTTTCGTGTATTCTTCCCCTGTTGTAGGGCCACCAATTTATCCTAACAGTCATTTTCCGTGGGATGGTTCTGGCAGACCCCTTGCATCTAATCTGAACTATACACAGATCATGGGGCATGGTCCTCAACTTGTGCCTGTGATTCCTCTCCAACCTGGTCCTGATCAGGCCTCTGGTGTCTTCCAGCATCATGCAGATGAAGCACCAAGATATCGTGGTGGTACCGGAACCTACCTGCCCAATCCTGTAAGATTCTCACAGTTTCTTTTACATATTAGAAGAAAACCTGAATGTTAAGTAAGCATCTTTTATTCTCTAATTAGTCAATAGGCAACTTTCATTCTAGTCtaatgcagtgatttaaaaagcgttaggcgtcaaggtccaaaaatgtCCGAGGAGAGGCTTTTGCCCGAGCGAAGcaagatgctaaaatataaaaatatataattaattaattaattaattattcaaataaaaatatgatattaaattaagaaaatcttgtaaatcacaatatcacattaacaaaaagtctcaaaattcaaaacaataataataatttcaaataaataaaaattaataatattaaaatcaaaaataatatattattaatttaataaataaaaatattgttactagtatatagttagtagtatactattaatataatgttaatagtatactatcgaAGTGAGACGAGTGTAAGAGGAAGATCGAGGTTGCTGACTGAGAGAAGTGACAGCGGGAGCggtgagcgacgacagtggcagcggcaatgGTAGCAGCAAGCAACGacaacggtagcagcgagcagcggcagcgggagtggcgagcgacgacagtggtagcgacagtggtagcagcgagcaacggcagcgggagtggcgagcgacgacagtggtagCGACAGTGGTAGCAGCAAGCAGCGAGTGacgacagtggcagtggcagcgggagtgggagcggcgacagtaccagcaggagcgacgagcaacgacagtggcagtggtagtgatagcagcggtagcggcgagcagcgggagtgggagcggcgaGTAGAGTTAGGGTTAGGAAGTCACGAGAGGAAGGcttatatcggtgctttagttggttcgattgaaccaactaaagcaccggagatcgaaccagacctaaaacgttggttcggtcgcctggtttaacctggGCCCTCGCCCGAAGCACATGGCACCTGGGCTCTTCGTTTTAGGTtcagttcggtctccggtgctttagttagtTCAGCCTGGTTTGACCTGGGCCCTCGCCCGAAGCACATGGTGCTTGGGCTCTTCGTTTTAGGttcggttcggtctccggtgctttagttggttcgattgaaccaactaaagcaccggagaccgaaccgaacctaaaacgttggttcggtcgcttggtttaacccgggcCCTTGCCCAAAGCGCTCAGGCGACATCTCTTTGAAGCGTGTCTCCtgtaaatgaagcgaggcgcccgCGCATCGCCTCCTCCGAGCGCTTATTGAAATCACTGGTCTAATGTGCAATCCACATGTTGTCTTAGAGATTTatctttctatgtttcttttttagCTAGTGAGGAATTGTTTATACCATGTATCTTATCAACGTTATTCTTAGACCTTGCAAAGCATGAGAACTATGAATATCTATGAAGGCACACTCAAAAGTGAGTTCAAGTGCTTTAATTTTTTAGGCAGTCTTTGCTGATTCCTTGTAAGCACTGCTTGTGAACCCCTCCCATAAAACACAATGCTTGCTAATAATCATTTATATGGAAAATATTAGCATATAGTTTCTCTTCAATTCTTATATTACTGGACAAGTATAAAACTTTTTTTGTTGTGTTTTGATGTTCCTACTGTAAACTAATGCCTGCTTAAAGCTGGTACAAAGCTTGATCTTCCAGTTCTGATACCTCATTGATGGGAGCTTTAGTTTGCTCTTAACAGCAGAGATCTTCCAAAAATATAAGAATTTTGCTAATGCTTGGTGCTAATGATACTTGAGCACATTAACAATGCTTGTCCAGTCTTAAATGTAGCTTTTTCTTATTAGCGGATATCCTGTGTCTATTGGATCTGTAAAATTGCATATCATAGTGTGTTAGCAGTGgtaagataaattttatttacTTTCCAAGTCAACTTTGGAACAGTCAGTTGTACCATGGACCAGTTATTGCACCCAATTCTGTTGTAAGTAAATGTGCTTCAACTTTTTCATGCAAATTCTCCTTGGAACATGAATCTGTTTAGTTAGATGCTTTTCATTGATCTTCAGCAGCCTCTGATGGTGGCTTTTGCAAAATGGAACTAACTCATGATTTTCACAAATTTATGAGAAGTTATTGACGAGGAAATCCTTTTACGATGAAAGCTCTGAAGGAATATTACTTTATTTGGCATCATTAAGTCATTGATAatagtaacacaatctttatgttTATACAGAAGTTTCCTTTTAGAGATCGACAGTCAAGTTCAAGAATCCAGCGAGGAAACCGTAACTATGACCGTCATGATCTTGCGGATAGAGAAGCAAATTGGGTCAGTTCAAAACCAAGAGATTTTGATCGCAGCCATGGGCGCAACCAAGCTGAGAGACCAAGTATGCGGCCTGACCGGCTGGCTGCACCGAAAAACCAAGAAGTGAGAAAATGGGAATAAAAAATGCATGAGCCTCTTGCCTCGTACCATGGTCACGGCGATTCTTTCTCATCTACAAATTCATCACATAACTTAGGCATGTATCCACAAACTGCTTTTAGTTTAGATGCTGTTAGTCCTTCTGACCCAACAGTTCCTCCTGTTGTGTTGATGTGCCCATATGACCAAGGAGCTGGTTATGGTTTACCAGCTGAACCACTTGAGTTTGGCTCTCTGAGGCCTGTGCATCTGTCTAGTGGCAATGGAGCACCTAGGGCGGGTGACAGAATCACAGAAGGTGGCCCATATGATCAAAGTTATAGTTCATTTCACAGAGGAGGTTCTCGGTCTTCTCCAGATCAACCTTCTTCACCATAACTGGATGTAGTGTTTATTTCAGTCTAGTTTTCCATTCCTTTCGTTGTACATATTCTTGTAGTAGTTAATTTTTGGGGAAAAAAATGTAAAATGCAGTTTAGAAGCAAATAAGGATGCTATCACTGATATGAAATTTAGCTTCACAGGTCCTGTTTGGATATTCACAACTTTCACAAGTTACATCTGGCAATGGTCATTCTTAAGTCACATTAATGGTAAAAGAAGTTTTGTTTTACCAAAGTTGGTTGTCAATTGATATTTTGCTGGTTGATTGACAGATCAGTTTAACTGTAGCTCAACTAATAGTGTAACCGATGTACCAGCTTTCTTTCTGAAAAAAATTGCCCTATATAGATTGACATGCATTACTGAGTTTTTCCTATACATTTATGTGTTCTTTAGATGCACCGGGATTGTGATATACATGACTGGTTTCCTGCTTCTAGTGACATTGTCATGTgatttgtttcatttatagttttACAATTTAGCTTTAGATTTGTTATTGTATTGTGTTGATTAGGTTCTCATTTCAGGTGGATCAGTCTGCTGCAAATAATTATTATGGTGTTTTTTTTATTAGTGAATTTTTTTGCACATAAGctcttatatttataatttattgtgaAATGTTTCAAATTGTACTTGTTATTATTTGTGTTGATTAGGTTCTGGTTCTCATTTGTGGTGTCTCAGTTTTCTGAAACTAGTGACGCTTTGTGTTTTCAGAAAGATTCATTTCCATCATCATTTCTTTGcctttttagaattttttttctgCATATAAGTTCTTATATTACCTTTTTTGGTATGAAATATTTCTTGGTGGATTTATTGTCTTGATTTGGTTCTCATTTGCACGGCAGGTCAGTTGCTATAAATAGCAGTCATATTGTTTCTTTGTCATCATTTCTTTGTTATTTCAAATGAGGTTTTCGTTTCGTTTCACTGGTAAGCTGTTAATTATTGAATACTTGTTATGTATTTCTGTCACTTGTACTTCCAACTCCATGATTGTGTTTCTGATGTCTGCTGGATTTAATAGCAGAGAAATATCTGAAGATTAAAATGAACGGCACGAGGGattaaaataattaaaggatTGGAGGCGATCACAAACAGCTCTCGATCGTGTCAGACGAGTCCTTGTAGTGGAATGCTGGTTTTGGTTAGTCAGAAACAAAATTTCTTGCAGTGCAATGGTGGATTGTATTGTCAAACTATTCTGTAAGAAATTATTACGATGGCCTGCAAAATATTATCGACAGGTTCTATGGAGTTTAGGGAACATGGTCTGTTCAAGGCGTAGTCTGGAGTGGATCTCTATCGAAGGCCTTGTAACATTGGTTTGATGCCCTTCATCTGTTTATATGCATAGTCTGCTTTCTACTAAAACTGGGTTTCGGAAACCTCAAGCTCActcgtctatatatatatatatatatatatatatagttagcgGTACTTTTTGGGGCATGTTATGTGGAATTCTGGAATTTGCTGATAGGAAGAGCACACGCATAGTGtgttgattattccaggaaatgaCGGAAGAACAAAGATACGAATGAAGTAAACCTTCAAATCAAACGCTGCATGTTATCATCTAATATGAAGAAAATtgaaaattgtcttagatttaggtTTTCTCTATATCATCATCTCTCTTGCATGATGCAGATTGTATGATTGTTATCATCTTGCATGATGCAGATTCGTCTGTTATCAGCCTAACAGGCAATTGGGATATCTCGGGTGACTGAATCAATTTGACCGTGCAACCATGACACGTATGCAGTGCTGGCAAAACCAAAGAGGGAGGGAGGTTAGGCATTGGCTGGTCGGACAATGCAGATTCTGAATGAAGTAATGGATTTTATTTACACGAATATTTATGATGGACAATGATCAAATAAACAAAGCTAAATTAGGATATGAAAGTATATATGGTTACAAGAACAAATCCTCCAAACGATGGATTTCCACTCCCCCATTTTCCTGAAATGAATGGCTCTGCCTTTAAGACTATATGTCCAACAATATGAGCTTGAAGACTGTATGTACTACACAAGATTAGATCGGTCTGCAAAACCTTGGCTTTAATAAAATCCATGCCTTCATAATCGGCCAATTCAAAATTACTGGGGTTACTCAACCATATCCGTAACGTCATTAGATGGCTTGACAGCATCATGCCCTCCGCGGCGGGATCTGATGAACTCATCAATTCTTTGTTTCAGCTCTGCGTCGGGTATCAACATGTCTTGAGTGAGATGTGAACGATTGAATGGGTCCGTCTGCGTGCAATTCTCAGCATTAGTCATGGAAGAAATTTAGCCAATCAAATAATACTAAAGCAACTGCAACAGAATGATCTTACATTGTCACTTAGTAGGTGTCTTTGGATAACAACCCGATCCACTGTTACCCTTGATGAAGGTAGAATCACTGGATCTTTCATCAATTCGTACTATCAGACAGAGATCTTAGTCAGCATCTTAGAGAAGGAGAGCAATTAACAAATAAGCAATACCAGTAGTTCTCACAATTATATGCAGATAGGCTTGAAGATCAATTCCAACAGAAAAAGGTTAATTATCATGATCCTCTTTTTAGTTGACGGTCACTTTAAATGGTACATTTGTCATCTAAGCTTAAGCTTTACCAACTACGAGTGAAGAAGCTAAATCTATCTGTCATTTAACAACTTCTTCAAGGGAATATGAACAAAGACAATAGAGGAAGGGAATTGGTTAAGTTGACCAGCTCCATTTTCTACGAGGAAAATGAAGCAACAGTGGCTGCTCAAATAAGTTAGTGTAAAGACGAGTGCCCCATATTGGCAATAACCAACATATGCAAGTTTTGTGCAAAGAAAGTAACggagaaagaaaataagatgAGAAGAAGAGATGACACGCAAAATGGAAAAAAATGGAGAAAGAACCAAAAAATACTAACCTATTTTATCCCCTCCATAAAATGTTTTTTTAGAGGACTAGAAAATGTATGAGAAAGGAGAAAGAAGATCTAATATCATTTGTTATTTTAGTCTACAACATAGCTCATCTTTTCCCTTTTTTCTTGTTTGGATTCTTTGGTCTTGATAAGTTTAGTGCAGTATCTAATGCTGGAATGTAGCTCATCTTTTCTCTATATTCTTGTTTGGATTCTTCGGTCTTAATTAGTTTTAACTCAGTATCTAAACTTCCAGGATTATTGTCCATCAGTGCAGGATTTCTATAGAAAAGAAACTTTAAAATCAAACACCTGAATACAATACAATATCTTCTTTGCAGACTTTGACAGTATTCTATATTTGCTTATGCTGCACGCACCTACACGAAAGCCAAGCACCCTAACATCTTGATTTTTTGACAAGCACTTTTTTTCAATCCAGGTGCAGCCATGCATGCTAGAGGGATCATAACCTGGGAACCCATGGATTTCACATCCACTGAGGTGTAATTTCTTTTGGTTTGTTGACTTAAACCTttgcttcttagaaagagaagaaACTGTACCTGAATAGGGTCCATAAATTCCTCTGGTATTTCCCCAAGATTATTCTCCGCATCCATTGCTTCAGAAGCTGCTGCTTTGGCTTTAAGACCAAGTCGAATGAATTCCTCAATTACCCTTCCATCTTCACCAATTTTCCACAAAATATCAGCCGCAGAAGCAAACAGCTGTTTCAATTTCGGAGCTTCAGGAGACATTGTACTGACAGAAAGAAAGTATGTCCAAAGGACATCCACACCATGCAAGACAGTTCTTTTGTAGGAAAAGTACCTTCTCATTATATGATCGTCCATCCTTTGAGATTGCAACAGGGAATATATTGTCTTTGTCACCTCTTGCAATATGAACATAAATCTTGGCAATCTTTACAAAAGTCATTCACAAAACAAATCTTAAACTTAATGAAAAAGATAAAAGTCAAAAGCAAATTAAAGTATCCATGGCACTTACTTGCTTTAGCAATTGTTTCGGTTTAAATTCATACTTTTCTGGATCTTTTACACTAAGAGATCTCCGTTGAGGGCCAGCAAGTTGCAAGAGAAAGTAATTTAGCATGCTAGCCACCCTTTCAACCTGAAAAATAGGATTAAAAACTTTGAATAACATTGATCAAACAGAGAACAGTTGATTGAAATTGACCACATAAAGGTAGAGTTGTAGCAATCTCAAGACCTTCTCAAGATGGAAAACAGTTCAGAACTCTTTGCAAGCCAAcaaattttaatagtgaaagactaCATACTCTAGTCAACCTCAGTACAACACAAAAACTCTTATGTCGACAGTTACTTTTTCAATACTACAAACTATAAGGTATGCCTCATCTGTTTGAGGAGATATGTGTCGAGACTGAAACTTAAGTTATAGTTCCCTATTTGCTTCTATAAAGCATATGTAGTTGCTCTGTCAAGCAAGAAAAATACAGATTTGAGATATTTGAGTGGAAAAGGGTTCAATTGCATCTTTCAAGTCATCCAATTGATATTAAAATGTCCAGAATAAATGTCTCACCATTTCTGGAAGCAGGAATGGTGCAGGTATCTGTTCAGATGTGAACGCAAGCATCCCAACATCTTCATTTGCCAACCTCATATCAAAACGAACAATCTGAAAGAACAAATTGGTTATGAGAAGGAAACATCTAACTTGCAATAAAGCCCATGTGAAGCTCACGTAGTTGAATGAAAGCCCTGGTAGTCGTAAAAAGTCCATATTTGAAAGTTCTACATAATAGAATCGAAGAGAACTCACATTTTCTCGTGAATGAAATAGCCGCATCCTCTCTTCCCTCTCCTGTGCTGGTCTCCGCTCCCATTCTGCAGAATTCGCCATTTCTGCTTCTATTTCTTTGAGTTCAAGAATTTTATTTAAACTCTCATCAAGAAGATAGATGCTATCATtgataaggaaattcaaaaagtTCAAATAcactcccttctcctcttccctagCAATCTGCACATTAAATTTTCATATGTTAATATGCAGTTATATGCAATTAGTAAAACATTTTGTTTATgataaaacatatatataattgaaataaaaatgatagtAGCACAATGACAAGGGTCACCGTACCTGTCTCCATGCATTGCGATGGCTAGGAACATCCCAGAGATACTCTAGAAGTTCAGCAATATTGTGGCGAATTGTGAATTTATCAAAAAACTGCACAAGAATGATATTGAGCAACACACAAGGGCGACTGCAGATCGGACAAATGGAAAAGCACAAAGAACTATATGTCCAAAGTAACAAATCATATTGTTCTACCAGAATAATTACCTGTGTATGTGAACCAGTGAATTCAATATCCACATAAAGTTTCAGAAGATTTCTGACTAGATAGTCAAGAGATAATTGGTGACCCTCAAAGAGAGAAGCACTAGCAGAAAATCCACTGGAAGAACTGGAAAAAAGAAAAGTTACTGCAACAGTCAATAGCAAGAATCTAAACTGAGTCAAACTGAAATATTAACATCTAATCAATTGAACATTGATCAACCTTCTTTGTTGCATCCAACAATTCAGAACTTCAACCATTTTTGCTCTCAAATAAGGGTTTTTGATGTAAGTAGGACTCGCCATGAACATTATAATGAAGTTCAAGAAATCATCCTGA of the Musa acuminata AAA Group cultivar baxijiao chromosome BXJ2-10, Cavendish_Baxijiao_AAA, whole genome shotgun sequence genome contains:
- the LOC135624648 gene encoding uncharacterized protein LOC135624648 isoform X2, whose translation is MGDHGSWEPPSCLPPNGLLPEETAKVTQVLDADRWFNAEEQTAELIARIQPNQSSEERRNAVANYVQRLITECLSCRVFTFGSVPLKTYLPDGDIDLTAFSDNENLKDTWATAVCGVLENEEKSENAEFRVKEVKYIQAEVKLIKCLVENIVVDISFNQVGGLCTLCFLEEMDKVINQNHLFKRSIILIKAWCYYESRILGAHHGLISTYALETLVLYIFHVFNNSFAGPLEVLYRFLEFFSNFDWDNYCISLWGPVPISSLPDMTAEPPRKDNGKLLFSKGFLDNRTALYSVTPGGQENHNQPFVSKHFNVVDPLRRNNNLGRSVSKGNFFRIRSAFAFGAKRLARLIECPKDDIIAEVNQFFMNTWKRHGSGDRPDVLSLDLRHLPPLKTVPVEESNNSKCTSVEKKFENGVLEVIKEHLAETGHGFHNSTSEMVGNDQNVYRSNKVSALSHVENQINNEKQINLRFTDQLERSGGSDHSNKNQKNFKPNYSAYDWKEQGRFQFVRTRSSPELTETSFDLSQGSHGRAIETAKFQNPANFDSGIRRRNLGSEVMGSHSSKSSLDDYKSTRQTSSQKNVDVASDANSVSNSHQGDFGFTGEELASVSETLEMQQEEQDLVNMMGSSNIHGLNGLVQFPMHLAPLHLPLTFPTPMGYFKRNLAGAVPSNISFIGPPWGPNMQFAQSLVSFPLSYSNFKDVNESFNDGFSVMQLNTEDNDHGSLHEDDVVSSRGLNPSDSGTQILHLDDKQHKLEGGLTSSHGARSTRSGSLPRGQNKFGRESRSLTREDYNGSFQAKTSRGGDIHSNFRSSNSRFSLSQASSSRNKPASENPRDVSAANISKPARDRWGRKPASPSVSASYYGKENSGLQFEGSSDNVSLKLDDNTSGWISLSAMGNDTSEKTVESASLASSHARSEHLPDSESAQFQSDPFIPYSPVLVGTSQQRGVDYSKILPMAFVATGPPVPYLVFPFGNFTSNTGNPDGYARQFDKEEESDQFPSSSSCQNIDSVESLNLSEALMSPTVSRDSGPESSAETSSDILNSDLNGHWQNLVYGRFCQNSYHEPFVYSSPVVGPPIYPNSHFPWDGSGRPLASNLNYTQIMGHGPQLVPVIPLQPGPDQASGVFQHHADEAPRYRGGTGTYLPNPRNI
- the LOC135624648 gene encoding uncharacterized protein LOC135624648 isoform X1, whose product is MGDHGSWEPPSCLPPNGLLPEETAKVTQVLDADRWFNAEEQTAELIARIQPNQSSEERRNAVANYVQRLITECLSCRVFTFGSVPLKTYLPDGDIDLTAFSDNENLKDTWATAVCGVLENEEKSENAEFRVKEVKYIQAEVKLIKCLVENIVVDISFNQVGGLCTLCFLEEMDKVINQNHLFKRSIILIKAWCYYESRILGAHHGLISTYALETLVLYIFHVFNNSFAGPLEVLYRFLEFFSNFDWDNYCISLWGPVPISSLPDMTAEPPRKDNGKLLFSKGFLDNRTALYSVTPGGQENHNQPFVSKHFNVVDPLRRNNNLGRSVSKGNFFRIRSAFAFGAKRLARLIECPKDDIIAEVNQFFMNTWKRHGSGDRPDVLSLDLRHLPPLKTVPVEESNNSKCTSVEKKFENGVLEVIKEHLAETGHGFHNSTSEMVGNDQNVYRSNKVSALSHVENQINNEKQINLRFTDQLERSGGSDHSNKNQKNFKPNYSAYDWKEQGRFQFVRTRSSPELTETSFDLSQGSHGRAIETAKFQNPANFDSGIRRRNLGSEVMGSHSSKSSLDDYKSTRQTSSQKNVDVASDANSVSNSHQGDFGFTGEELASVSETLEMQQEEQDLVNMMGSSNIHGLNGLVQFPMHLAPLHLPLTFPTPMGYFKRNLAGAVPSNISFIGPPWGPNMQFAQSLVSFPLSYSNFKDVNESFNDGFSVMQLNTEDNDHGSLHEDDVVSSRGLNPSDSGTQILHLDDKQHKLEGGLTSSHGARSTRSGSLPRGQNKFGRESRSLTREDYNGSFQAKTSRGGDIHSNFRSSNSRFSLSQASSSRNKPASENPRDVSAANISKPARDRWGRKPASPSVSASYYGKENSGLQFEGSSDNVSLKLDDNTSGWISLSAMGNDTSEKTVESASLASSHARSEHLPDSESAQFQSDPFIPYSPVLVGTSQQRGVDYSKILPMAFVATGPPVPYLVFPFGNFTSNTGNPDGYARQFDKEEESDQFPSSSSCQNIDSVESLNLSEALMSPTVSRDSGPESSAETSSDILNSDLNGHWQNLVYGRFCQNSYHEPFVYSSPVVGPPIYPNSHFPWDGSGRPLASNLNYTQIMGHGPQLVPVIPLQPGPDQASGVFQHHADEAPRYRGGTGTYLPNPKFPFRDRQSSSRIQRGNRNYDRHDLADREANWVSSKPRDFDRSHGRNQAERPSMRPDRLAAPKNQEVRKWE